In the Candidatus Rhodoblastus alkanivorans genome, one interval contains:
- a CDS encoding UDP-N-acetylmuramoylalanyl-D-glutamyl-2,6-diaminopimelate--D-alanyl-D-alanine ligase, with protein MSEILWSGLGLVAPLRARVLGLPPEGATGISIDTRTLLPGELFFAIKGDRSDGHDYVGAAFDRGAVAAVVDEAHADALKHLGTLYIVHDVLKALEGLGRAARKRSRARIVAVTGSVGKTSTKEMLRKVLSDAGPTHASDKSYNNHWGVPLTLARLPETARYAVFEIGMSHAGEIAALVDMVRPHVAVVTNVAPVHLEHFANVEEIAQAKAEIFSGIVKGGVAIVNRDVETFPILEAAAKASPAGYLLSFGENIAADAHLTKFDPEESFSRVSARVLRQELHFRVGAPGRHMAINALAVLLAARAVGVEFSAITASLAGVAPPQGRGARETLQRDRDDPESSFLLIDESYNANPASMRAAFQLLGAAQPSGAGRRIAVLGDMLELGPTGPDLHAALRDDLDRVNVELVFAAGPLMRHLFDALPPEKRGAWTETAAALEPLVAEALRAGDVVMVKGSNGSKLHALAAGLKSRFAAPELQEVEE; from the coding sequence ATGAGCGAAATTCTCTGGAGCGGTCTCGGTCTCGTCGCGCCCCTGCGGGCGCGGGTTCTCGGGCTTCCGCCCGAGGGCGCGACCGGAATTTCGATCGACACCCGCACCCTCCTGCCGGGCGAGCTGTTCTTCGCCATCAAGGGCGATCGCAGCGACGGCCACGATTATGTCGGCGCGGCCTTCGACCGCGGCGCGGTCGCGGCGGTGGTGGACGAAGCCCATGCCGACGCGCTCAAACATCTCGGGACGCTTTACATCGTCCATGACGTGCTCAAGGCGCTGGAGGGTCTGGGACGCGCGGCGCGCAAGCGCAGCCGGGCGCGGATCGTCGCGGTCACCGGCTCGGTGGGAAAGACCTCGACCAAGGAAATGCTGCGCAAGGTCCTCTCCGACGCCGGGCCGACCCATGCCTCGGACAAATCCTACAACAATCATTGGGGCGTGCCGCTGACTTTGGCCCGCCTGCCCGAAACGGCGCGCTACGCCGTGTTCGAGATCGGCATGAGCCATGCGGGCGAGATCGCGGCTCTGGTCGATATGGTCCGGCCCCATGTCGCGGTCGTCACCAATGTGGCGCCGGTCCATCTCGAACATTTCGCCAATGTCGAGGAAATCGCGCAGGCCAAGGCGGAAATTTTTTCCGGAATCGTCAAGGGCGGCGTCGCCATCGTCAACCGCGACGTCGAGACCTTTCCCATCCTCGAAGCGGCGGCCAAGGCCTCGCCCGCGGGCTATCTCCTCAGCTTCGGCGAAAATATCGCCGCCGACGCTCATCTGACCAAGTTCGACCCGGAGGAGAGCTTTTCGCGCGTTTCGGCGCGCGTGCTTCGTCAGGAGCTTCATTTCCGCGTCGGCGCGCCGGGGCGGCACATGGCGATCAACGCCCTTGCCGTGCTGCTGGCGGCGCGCGCCGTCGGCGTCGAATTCAGCGCGATCACGGCTTCGCTCGCCGGCGTCGCGCCGCCGCAGGGACGCGGGGCGCGCGAAACCCTGCAGCGCGACCGCGACGATCCCGAAAGCAGTTTCCTGCTGATCGACGAAAGCTACAACGCCAATCCGGCCTCGATGCGCGCCGCGTTTCAACTGCTTGGAGCGGCGCAACCGTCCGGCGCCGGCCGCCGGATCGCCGTTCTGGGCGACATGCTGGAGCTGGGGCCGACCGGCCCCGATCTGCACGCCGCGCTGCGGGACGACCTCGATCGCGTCAATGTCGAGCTCGTTTTCGCAGCCGGGCCTTTGATGCGCCATCTTTTCGACGCGCTCCCGCCGGAAAAGCGCGGCGCCTGGACCGAAACCGCCGCCGCGCTGGAGCCGCTCGTCGCCGAGGCCCTGCGCGCGGGCGACGTCGTCATGGTCAAAGGCTCCAACGGATCGAAACTGCATGCGCTCGCCGCCGGCCTCAAAAGCCGTTTCGCCGCGCCCGAGCTGCAAGAAGTCGAGGAATAA
- a CDS encoding UDP-N-acetylmuramoyl-L-alanyl-D-glutamate--2,6-diaminopimelate ligase yields the protein MRLAALLPDAPSTWRGLDVTSVTADSRAVAPGALFFALSGSKADGMQFAAQALAAGAVAVVGDRPAPAALAGAPYIQAADARQSLSLAAAALFPRQPEKIVAVTGTSGKTSVADFTRQIFAFCGLEAASLGTIGVVQPGGAVYGSLTTPDPVTLHQTLDALAGEGVTHLAMEASSHGLDQRRLDGVRLVAAGFTNLSRDHLDYHASLDDYLAAKLRLFTDLLKPGQTAVVAADGDYAGRVIEACRAHGLKLFTVGAKGEGLRLKEARAEGFALRLELVFEGREIAVKLPLAGQFQAENALVAAGLALAAGAPPEKVFAALEILRGAPGRLERVGDRKGAPVFVDYAHKPDALEKALAALRPFAKGRLIVVFGCGGDRDAGKRPIMGGIATRCADVVIVTDDNPRSEEPASIRAQILAAAPGAREIGDRASAIRAGVAMLGEGDLLLIAGKGHETGQLVGKTLLPFSDHDEARAALAECAT from the coding sequence ATGCGCCTTGCCGCCTTGCTGCCCGATGCGCCTTCGACATGGCGCGGCCTCGACGTCACAAGCGTGACGGCCGACAGCCGCGCCGTCGCGCCCGGCGCGCTGTTTTTCGCGTTGAGCGGGAGCAAGGCCGACGGCATGCAATTCGCGGCCCAGGCGCTTGCGGCGGGGGCCGTAGCCGTGGTCGGCGACAGGCCGGCGCCTGCGGCGCTCGCGGGCGCGCCCTATATCCAGGCGGCGGATGCGCGCCAAAGCCTGTCGCTGGCGGCGGCCGCGCTCTTTCCCCGTCAGCCGGAGAAAATCGTCGCTGTAACGGGGACCTCGGGCAAGACTTCGGTCGCCGATTTCACCCGCCAGATTTTCGCCTTCTGCGGCCTTGAAGCCGCCTCGCTCGGCACGATCGGGGTGGTGCAGCCGGGGGGCGCGGTCTATGGCTCGCTGACCACGCCCGATCCCGTGACCCTGCACCAAACGCTCGACGCCCTGGCAGGCGAGGGCGTGACCCATCTGGCGATGGAGGCCTCCTCGCACGGCCTCGACCAGCGCCGGCTCGACGGCGTGCGCCTTGTGGCCGCCGGCTTCACCAATCTCTCGCGCGACCATCTCGATTATCACGCCAGCCTCGACGACTATCTCGCCGCCAAGCTGCGGTTGTTCACGGATCTGCTCAAGCCCGGCCAGACCGCGGTGGTCGCGGCCGACGGCGACTATGCGGGGCGGGTGATCGAGGCCTGCCGCGCGCACGGCTTGAAGCTGTTCACTGTCGGCGCCAAAGGCGAAGGCCTGCGCCTGAAAGAGGCGCGCGCGGAAGGTTTTGCGCTGCGGCTTGAGCTTGTGTTCGAGGGCCGCGAGATCGCTGTAAAACTGCCGCTCGCCGGCCAGTTCCAGGCCGAGAACGCTTTGGTCGCGGCGGGCCTCGCGCTCGCCGCCGGCGCGCCGCCGGAAAAAGTCTTCGCCGCGCTCGAAATCTTGCGCGGCGCGCCGGGCCGGTTGGAGCGGGTCGGCGACCGGAAGGGCGCGCCGGTTTTCGTCGATTACGCCCACAAGCCGGACGCGCTGGAAAAGGCGCTCGCCGCTTTGCGTCCTTTCGCAAAAGGCCGGCTCATCGTGGTTTTCGGCTGCGGCGGCGACCGCGACGCGGGCAAAAGGCCGATCATGGGCGGGATTGCGACGCGCTGCGCCGATGTGGTCATCGTCACCGACGACAATCCGCGCAGCGAGGAGCCGGCGTCGATCCGCGCGCAAATCCTCGCCGCGGCGCCAGGCGCGCGGGAGATCGGCGACCGCGCCTCGGCCATCAGGGCGGGCGTGGCGATGCTGGGGGAGGGCGATCTTCTCCTCATCGCTGGCAAGGGCCACGAGACCGGGCAGCTCGTCGGCAAGACCCTGCTGCCCTTTTCCGATCACGACGAGGCGCGCGCGGCGCTGGCGGAGTGCGCCACATGA
- a CDS encoding peptidoglycan D,D-transpeptidase FtsI family protein: protein MAGAPARIEPEFETEYPAPMNASQVHAAPAFAPAEAPAFAPVEPPPAAAPAPEAPPAPPPPRRRFNLKKALRAIFGTHMSKSRFRIRLTALAFSGLFLLFVGRLAYLGTKPDPESLRREASEAISAARPEIVDRNGELLAMDVKVMSVFAEPRNIIDKDEATELITAILPDLNARELRAKLGSRKGFVWVKRAVTPAQQQAIFRLGLPGVGFLPENKRIYPNGPLAAHALGFTNSDNQGIAGIEKYIDGQGLSDLHDAGFKLTPDNLKPISLSLDMRATHALRDELEQAMQRFSAKAAAAAILDVNTGEVVAEASLPDYDPSNPVDALKPGAINQLTVGVHEMGSTFKALTLAMALDSGKATLNTRVDVSNPLRAGHNYIHDFEPQHHPLTLPEIFTYSSNIGSAKLALMVGVEGHQAFLRKMGQLTRMRTELPENAEPILPRHWSDISTMTIAFGHGLAVAPLQAMMAVGALVNGGYLITPTFLKRPPGFSKTSEPRVVKPETSEALRYILRLNAVIGTAKKANIPGYFVGGKTGTAEKVVNGRYSKHLVFTTFMAVVPADKPRYLFMTVMDEPKGLKQDGNWNTAAYNSGYVTGRLIERVTPLLGLAPRLKLPTEPFPLLARMGYGFANAPPITGAGDH from the coding sequence ATGGCAGGAGCGCCCGCGCGGATCGAACCCGAATTTGAGACGGAGTATCCGGCGCCCATGAATGCGTCGCAGGTTCATGCGGCGCCGGCTTTCGCGCCCGCCGAAGCGCCGGCTTTCGCGCCGGTCGAGCCGCCGCCCGCCGCCGCGCCCGCGCCCGAGGCCCCGCCCGCGCCGCCGCCGCCACGCCGGCGGTTCAACCTGAAAAAGGCGCTGCGCGCGATCTTCGGCACCCATATGTCGAAAAGCCGCTTCCGTATCCGGCTGACGGCCCTCGCCTTCTCCGGGCTTTTCCTGCTTTTCGTCGGCCGTCTGGCCTATCTCGGCACGAAGCCGGACCCGGAATCCTTGCGCCGCGAGGCGTCCGAGGCGATTTCCGCGGCGCGGCCGGAAATCGTCGATCGCAATGGCGAACTGCTCGCCATGGACGTCAAGGTGATGTCGGTCTTCGCCGAGCCGCGCAACATCATCGACAAGGACGAGGCGACCGAGCTGATCACCGCCATCCTGCCGGACCTCAACGCCCGCGAGCTGCGCGCCAAGCTCGGCTCGCGCAAAGGTTTCGTCTGGGTCAAGCGCGCCGTCACGCCCGCCCAGCAGCAGGCGATCTTCCGCCTGGGCCTGCCGGGCGTCGGCTTCCTGCCGGAAAACAAGCGCATTTATCCCAACGGCCCGCTCGCCGCCCATGCGCTGGGCTTCACCAATTCGGACAATCAAGGCATCGCGGGAATCGAGAAATATATTGACGGGCAGGGGCTTTCCGACCTTCACGACGCCGGTTTCAAGCTCACGCCGGACAATCTCAAGCCCATCTCCCTCTCGCTCGACATGCGCGCCACCCATGCCCTGCGCGACGAACTCGAGCAGGCGATGCAGCGCTTTTCGGCCAAGGCCGCCGCCGCCGCGATCCTGGATGTGAACACCGGGGAGGTGGTCGCCGAAGCCTCGCTGCCCGATTACGATCCGAGCAATCCGGTTGACGCGCTCAAACCCGGCGCCATCAACCAGCTCACCGTCGGCGTCCATGAAATGGGCTCGACCTTCAAGGCGCTGACGCTCGCCATGGCCCTGGATTCGGGCAAGGCCACGCTGAACACCCGCGTGGATGTGAGCAATCCCCTGCGCGCCGGCCACAATTACATCCACGATTTCGAGCCGCAGCATCACCCGCTGACCCTGCCCGAAATCTTCACCTATTCGTCCAATATCGGCTCGGCGAAACTGGCGCTGATGGTCGGCGTCGAAGGTCACCAGGCCTTCCTGCGCAAGATGGGCCAGCTGACGCGCATGCGCACCGAACTGCCGGAAAACGCCGAGCCGATCCTGCCGCGCCATTGGAGCGACATCTCGACCATGACCATCGCCTTCGGCCATGGTCTGGCGGTCGCGCCGTTGCAGGCGATGATGGCGGTCGGCGCCTTGGTCAATGGCGGCTATCTCATCACGCCCACTTTCCTCAAGCGGCCGCCCGGTTTCAGCAAGACGAGCGAGCCGCGGGTCGTCAAGCCCGAAACCAGCGAGGCCCTGCGCTACATCCTGCGCCTCAACGCGGTCATCGGCACGGCGAAAAAAGCTAATATTCCCGGCTATTTCGTCGGCGGCAAGACTGGCACGGCGGAAAAGGTGGTCAATGGGCGTTACTCCAAGCACCTGGTTTTCACCACGTTCATGGCGGTCGTGCCGGCCGACAAGCCGCGCTATCTGTTCATGACGGTGATGGACGAGCCGAAAGGCCTGAAGCAGGACGGCAACTGGAACACCGCCGCCTATAATTCCGGCTATGTCACCGGCAGGTTGATCGAGCGCGTCACGCCTCTGCTCGGCCTGGCGCCGCGCCTTAAGCTGCCGACCGAGCCCTTCCCTCTGCTGGCGCGCATGGGCTATGGCTTCGCCAACGCGCCTCCGATCACCGGCGCCGGAGACCATTGA
- the ftsL gene encoding cell division protein FtsL, whose product MLRLMNVLAIVVLIGSAVYAYSIKYATLYQVEKVARLKRELQAEKNGLAMARAEWAHVAAPVRIEALADQYLGGQVMQLSQIASLASLPDRGPSTDEIGAELKQLGLGSPVTTPGAAGATATPATVPAQTGPGASASSRTGR is encoded by the coding sequence ATGCTGCGCTTGATGAATGTCCTCGCGATCGTCGTGCTGATCGGATCGGCGGTTTACGCCTATTCGATCAAATATGCGACGCTCTACCAGGTCGAGAAAGTGGCCAGGCTGAAGCGCGAATTGCAAGCCGAAAAGAACGGACTGGCCATGGCGCGGGCTGAATGGGCGCATGTCGCCGCGCCGGTGCGCATCGAGGCCCTGGCCGACCAATATCTCGGCGGTCAGGTGATGCAATTGTCGCAGATCGCCTCGCTCGCCAGCCTGCCCGACCGGGGGCCGAGCACAGACGAGATCGGCGCCGAACTCAAGCAACTCGGACTCGGCTCGCCGGTCACGACGCCGGGCGCGGCGGGCGCCACTGCCACGCCGGCCACGGTCCCGGCGCAGACGGGACCGGGCGCCTCGGCGTCGTCACGGACGGGGAGATAG
- the rsmH gene encoding 16S rRNA (cytosine(1402)-N(4))-methyltransferase RsmH, with protein MTEIAPETPHVPVLAAEAMDALAVAPGGLYLDGTFGAGGYSRLILSAGGRVLALDRDPTAIQGGAGLVAESGGRLTLVQTRFSRMEAAAREKGLGPFDGIVLDIGVSSMQFDEPERGFSFRFDGPLDMRMEKVGRSAADLVNEMEEGALADLLYHFGEERASRRIARAIVAERTKAPIVTTAALAQIIARANPGRPQDIHPATRSFQALRIAVNEELDELTRALAAAERLLRPGGRLAVVTFHSLEDRIVKHFFAARSGRGRAPSRLLPGEEPPPTPTFRLFGPQPVAPGAAECIRNPRARSAKLRWAERTEAPPAPREEGR; from the coding sequence ATGACTGAGATCGCGCCCGAAACGCCCCATGTTCCGGTGCTCGCGGCCGAGGCGATGGACGCTTTGGCGGTCGCGCCCGGCGGCCTTTATCTCGACGGAACTTTCGGCGCCGGCGGCTATTCCCGCCTCATTCTCTCCGCCGGCGGACGGGTGCTTGCGCTCGATCGCGACCCGACCGCGATCCAGGGCGGCGCGGGCCTCGTCGCGGAAAGCGGCGGCCGGCTGACTTTGGTCCAGACCCGCTTCTCGCGGATGGAGGCGGCGGCGCGCGAAAAAGGGCTCGGGCCCTTCGATGGAATCGTCCTCGACATCGGCGTGTCGTCGATGCAGTTCGACGAGCCGGAGCGGGGCTTCTCCTTCCGCTTCGACGGCCCGCTCGACATGCGCATGGAAAAGGTGGGCCGCAGCGCCGCCGATCTGGTGAATGAGATGGAGGAGGGCGCGCTCGCCGACCTGCTCTATCATTTCGGGGAGGAGCGCGCCTCGCGCCGCATCGCGCGGGCCATCGTCGCCGAGCGGACCAAGGCGCCGATCGTGACCACCGCCGCGCTGGCGCAGATCATCGCCCGGGCCAATCCCGGCCGGCCGCAGGACATCCATCCGGCGACGCGCTCCTTCCAGGCGCTGCGCATCGCGGTCAATGAGGAACTCGACGAACTGACCCGCGCGCTCGCAGCGGCCGAGCGCCTCCTGCGCCCCGGCGGACGGCTCGCGGTGGTGACGTTCCATTCGCTGGAAGACCGCATCGTCAAGCATTTCTTCGCCGCGCGCTCCGGGCGCGGCCGCGCGCCGTCGCGGCTGCTGCCGGGCGAAGAACCGCCGCCGACGCCGACCTTCAGGCTGTTCGGGCCTCAGCCGGTCGCACCGGGCGCCGCCGAATGCATCCGCAATCCGCGCGCCCGCTCAGCCAAATTACGCTGGGCCGAACGGACGGAGGCGCCGCCCGCGCCGCGAGAGGAGGGCCGCTGA
- a CDS encoding N-acetylmuramoyl-L-alanine amidase: MSPDSPLAGKFHPSPNHGARLGSPTDIIVLHYTGMPTGEAALELLCAPDSQVSCHYVIWEDGRIWQLVPESRRAWHAGKSFWAGEKDLNSRSIGIELVHPGHRGGSPPYAQAQIAATIALVRDISDRLKIRPERILAHSDIAPARKRDPGEFFPWDRLNAAGLGHWAAAAPIRPGPAYEQGAMGPPVAALQSLLAAYGYEVAPSGAYDEATRDAIAAFQRHFRPEKVDGIADLSTVETLRNLLQSLPGAAA, translated from the coding sequence ATGTCGCCTGATAGCCCGCTCGCCGGAAAATTCCACCCCTCGCCCAATCACGGCGCGCGCCTGGGCTCCCCAACCGACATCATCGTCCTCCATTACACCGGCATGCCGACGGGCGAGGCGGCGCTGGAGCTGCTCTGCGCGCCGGATTCCCAGGTTTCCTGCCATTATGTGATCTGGGAGGACGGGCGCATCTGGCAACTGGTTCCGGAATCGCGCCGCGCCTGGCACGCCGGGAAAAGCTTCTGGGCCGGCGAGAAGGATCTGAACTCCCGCTCCATCGGCATCGAATTGGTCCATCCCGGCCATAGAGGCGGCTCCCCGCCCTATGCGCAAGCGCAGATCGCCGCCACGATCGCCCTGGTGCGCGACATTTCGGACCGGCTGAAAATACGGCCCGAGCGCATCCTCGCCCATTCCGACATTGCGCCCGCGCGCAAGCGGGACCCCGGCGAATTCTTCCCCTGGGACCGGCTCAACGCCGCCGGCCTCGGCCATTGGGCCGCCGCCGCCCCGATCCGGCCCGGCCCGGCCTATGAGCAGGGCGCGATGGGGCCGCCGGTAGCCGCGCTGCAATCCCTGCTCGCGGCCTATGGCTATGAGGTGGCGCCGAGCGGGGCTTACGACGAGGCGACGCGTGACGCCATCGCGGCCTTTCAGCGCCATTTCCGGCCGGAAAAGGTCGATGGAATCGCCGACCTTTCCACCGTCGAGACCCTGCGGAATCTGCTTCAAAGCCTGCCGGGCGCCGCCGCCTGA
- a CDS encoding DUF2853 family protein, which translates to MDHAAEIKKYAPEADEAKVNALLKYLNIALHNRDSALVSSSDPDELKTVHNNWAKKKLGVTDDAAIDAAIKSTVEKMKGNNHKSRAAFYYLVAEELGKLDAF; encoded by the coding sequence ATGGACCACGCCGCCGAAATCAAGAAATACGCGCCCGAAGCCGATGAGGCCAAGGTGAACGCCCTGCTGAAATATCTCAACATCGCCTTGCACAATCGCGATTCGGCCTTGGTCTCCTCGTCGGACCCCGATGAGCTGAAGACGGTCCACAACAATTGGGCCAAGAAAAAGCTCGGCGTGACCGACGACGCCGCGATCGACGCCGCCATCAAAAGCACCGTCGAAAAGATGAAGGGCAACAACCACAAGTCCCGCGCGGCCTTTTATTATCTGGTCGCCGAGGAACTGGGCAAGCTCGACGCCTTCTGA
- a CDS encoding HPP family protein: protein MKATFDRLAPALAGSTPKDVLLAGLGAFFGIGLTGYFVASGVAGAHSPLIVAPIGASAVLVFAVPSSPLAQPWSVVGGNIISCLVALAVIQLVPNPFLATAIAVGGAIVLMSAFRCLHPPGGAVALLTSLAAHKAVPPGFLFAFLPVGANSLLLVMVGLIFHRFSGHSYPHVPAPPPQNPHGTADAPPSRRDSFLSSDLDAVLGDMRETFDIDRDDLEELLWRLEERALARAPDSPRCADVMSKDVVTIPYDATVAEAREMMLARRLRCLPAVNRLGVYIGMVEARHLIGDAALVAAVMTSAPVARPDAPALTFAPALSSGRAYEVVVVDPDYRILGLITQTDMLAAAMRALKTSD, encoded by the coding sequence TTGAAGGCCACATTCGATCGGCTGGCGCCGGCGCTTGCCGGGTCAACGCCAAAGGACGTCCTGCTGGCCGGACTCGGCGCCTTTTTCGGCATCGGGCTGACCGGCTATTTCGTGGCGAGCGGCGTCGCGGGCGCCCATTCACCGCTGATCGTGGCGCCGATCGGGGCTTCGGCCGTGCTGGTCTTCGCCGTGCCGTCCAGTCCCTTGGCGCAGCCCTGGTCGGTGGTCGGCGGCAATATCATTTCCTGTCTCGTCGCTCTCGCCGTCATCCAGCTCGTCCCCAATCCCTTTCTCGCGACGGCGATTGCGGTCGGCGGCGCCATCGTGCTGATGTCGGCCTTTCGCTGCCTGCATCCGCCCGGCGGCGCGGTCGCGCTTCTGACCTCGCTCGCCGCCCACAAGGCGGTTCCGCCGGGTTTCTTGTTCGCCTTTCTTCCCGTCGGCGCCAATTCGCTGCTGCTGGTGATGGTCGGCCTGATCTTCCACCGCTTTTCCGGCCATTCCTATCCGCATGTTCCGGCCCCGCCGCCGCAAAATCCTCACGGAACGGCCGATGCGCCGCCATCGCGGCGCGACAGCTTCCTTTCCAGCGACCTCGACGCAGTGCTCGGCGACATGCGCGAGACCTTCGATATCGACCGGGACGATCTGGAAGAACTGCTGTGGCGTCTGGAGGAGCGGGCTTTGGCGCGCGCGCCCGATTCGCCGCGCTGCGCCGACGTTATGTCGAAGGACGTGGTCACCATTCCCTATGACGCGACGGTGGCGGAGGCGCGCGAGATGATGCTGGCGCGCCGCCTGCGCTGCCTGCCTGCGGTCAACCGGCTCGGCGTCTATATCGGCATGGTCGAGGCGCGCCACCTGATAGGCGACGCCGCGTTGGTCGCGGCGGTCATGACCTCGGCCCCCGTGGCGCGACCCGATGCGCCGGCCCTGACTTTCGCGCCGGCGCTGTCGAGCGGGCGGGCCTATGAAGTGGTGGTGGTCGATCCCGATTACCGCATCCTCGGACTCATCACCCAGACCGACATGCTGGCGGCGGCGATGCGCGCGTTGAAAACAAGCGACTGA
- a CDS encoding extensin family protein, with amino-acid sequence MRVSWAICAFALTAGSAVAAVPAPPRRPADFLTAVAPPLPPPRPTELSPPPAPPPAPVAERPENPAACDSWLASGEVEATRRAPIAGPNGCGVEAPVALDAVILPDKRRVPIEPPPVLRCDFAAEAARWIAQDLVPSLEAGGERVVRLAGVGGYECRTRDRQPGAPMSEHAHGDAIDLTSVVFADGRVFSLASRANDLVLASKLRASACELFSTVLGPGADGAHESHVHFDLEPRRHGGKICEWDLR; translated from the coding sequence ATGCGGGTGTCTTGGGCGATCTGCGCTTTCGCGCTGACGGCGGGGTCAGCCGTCGCGGCGGTTCCGGCGCCGCCGCGACGGCCCGCGGATTTTCTGACGGCCGTGGCGCCGCCCTTGCCGCCGCCACGACCCACCGAGCTGTCGCCGCCTCCCGCGCCGCCGCCGGCGCCCGTGGCCGAGCGACCGGAAAATCCGGCGGCCTGCGACTCATGGCTCGCGAGTGGAGAGGTCGAGGCGACGCGGCGCGCGCCGATCGCCGGTCCGAACGGCTGCGGCGTCGAAGCGCCGGTGGCGCTCGACGCGGTGATCCTCCCCGATAAAAGGCGCGTTCCGATTGAGCCGCCGCCCGTGCTTCGCTGCGACTTTGCGGCCGAGGCGGCGCGCTGGATCGCGCAGGACCTTGTTCCGTCCCTCGAAGCCGGGGGCGAGCGGGTCGTCCGCCTTGCCGGCGTTGGGGGTTATGAATGCCGGACGCGCGATCGCCAGCCCGGCGCCCCAATGTCCGAACATGCGCATGGCGACGCGATCGACCTGACCTCGGTCGTCTTCGCCGACGGCCGCGTGTTTTCACTGGCGAGCCGCGCCAACGATCTCGTCCTCGCGTCGAAACTTCGCGCCAGCGCCTGCGAACTTTTTTCCACCGTGCTCGGTCCGGGCGCCGATGGCGCGCACGAGAGCCACGTCCATTTCGATCTCGAACCGCGTCGTCACGGCGGAAAGATCTGCGAATGGGATCTGCGCTGA